The following proteins are co-located in the Panthera uncia isolate 11264 chromosome F1, Puncia_PCG_1.0, whole genome shotgun sequence genome:
- the LOC125925994 gene encoding olfactory receptor 10Z1, with the protein MRVPPRMGQTNATTWRGFVFLGFSGFGELQLLLFALFFSLYLVTLTSNVFIIVVIRLDSHLHTPMYLLLSFLSFSETCYTLGIIPKMLSSLVMGRQAISYEGCAAQMFFSASWACTNCFLLAAMGFDRYVAICAPLHYASRMDPPFCARLVGTSFLSGYLFGLGMTLVIFHLPFCGSHEIQHFFCDTPPVLSLACGDTGPSELGILILSLLVLLVSFSFITISYAYILAAILRIPSTEGRKKAFSTCASHLTVVTIHYGCASFMYLRPKASYSLERDQLIAVTYTVVTPLLNPIVYSLRNRAVQTALRSAFRGRLLGAG; encoded by the coding sequence ATGAGGGTACCACCGAGGATGGGGCAGACCAATGCAACCACCTGGAGGGGCTTTGTCTTCCTGGGCTTCTCCGGCTTCGGGGAGCTTCAGCTCCTGCTCTTTGCactcttcttctctctgtatcTGGTCACCCTGACCAGCAATGTCTTCATTATTGTGGTCATCAGGCTGGACAGCCATCTGCACACCCCCATGtacctcctcctttccttcctgtctttctctgagaCCTGCTACACCTTGGGCATCATCCCTAAGATGCTCTCCAGCCTGGTCATGGGGCGCCAGGCCATCTCCTATGAGGGCTGTGCTGCCCAGATGTTCTTCTCTGCCTCGTGGGCCTGTACCAACTGCTTCCTCCTGGCCGCCATGGGCTTTGACAGGTATGTGGCCATCTGTGCCCCATTGCACTATGCCAGCCGCATGGATCCTCCTTTCTGCGCCCGGCTGGTTGGCACCTCCTTCCTGAGTGGGTACCTCTTTGGGCTGGGAATGACACTGGTCATTTTCCACCTCCCATTCTGCGGCTCCCACGAGATCCAGCACTTTTTCTGTGACACGCCGCCAGTGCTGAGCCTGGCCTGTGGGGACACAGGCCCGAGTGAGCTGGGCATCCTCATCCTTAGCCTGCTGGTCCTCCtggtctctttctccttcatcacCATCTCCTACGCCTACATTCTGGCAGCTATCCTGAGGATCCCCTCCACTGAGGGGCGGAAGaaggccttctccacctgtgCCTCACATCTCACAGTGGTCACCATCCACTATGGCTGTGCCTCCTTCATGTACTTGAGGCCCAAAGCCAGTTACTCTCTTGAGCGGGATCAGCTGATTGCGGTCACCTATACTGTGGTGACCCCTCTCCTCAACCCTATTGTTTATAGTCTAAGGAATCGGGCTGTGCAAACAGCCCTGAGAAGTGCCTTCCGAGGGAGGTTGTTGGGCGCAGGATGA